One region of Xylanimonas ulmi genomic DNA includes:
- the rph gene encoding ribonuclease PH: MASPTSADVRPAPVRADGRAPDQLRPVRITRGWLDSAEGSVLVEFGATRVLCAASFTDGVPRWKKGSGEGWVTAEYAMLPRATNTRSDRESVKGRVGGRTHEISRLIGRSLRAIIDVAALGENTIVLDCDVLQADGGTRTAAITGAYVALADAVAWGRRHGHITGGRQVLTDSVSAVSVGIVDGVPVLDLPYVEDVRAGTDMNVVVTGSGTFVEVQGTAEHGAFDRAELDALLDLAVAGNAELAQVQRAALAEELAR; encoded by the coding sequence ATGGCCTCCCCCACTTCCGCCGATGTCCGCCCTGCCCCCGTCCGCGCTGACGGCCGCGCCCCCGACCAGTTGCGCCCCGTGAGGATCACGCGCGGCTGGCTCGACTCCGCCGAGGGGTCGGTGCTGGTCGAGTTCGGCGCCACCCGCGTGCTGTGCGCCGCGTCGTTCACCGACGGCGTGCCGCGCTGGAAGAAGGGCTCGGGCGAGGGTTGGGTGACCGCCGAGTACGCGATGCTGCCGCGCGCGACCAACACGCGCTCGGACCGCGAGTCGGTCAAGGGCCGCGTGGGCGGGCGCACGCACGAGATCTCGCGCCTGATCGGGCGCTCGCTGCGCGCGATCATCGACGTGGCGGCGCTCGGCGAGAACACCATCGTGCTCGACTGCGACGTGCTGCAGGCCGACGGCGGCACGCGCACCGCGGCGATCACCGGGGCCTACGTGGCGCTCGCCGACGCCGTTGCCTGGGGCCGGCGCCACGGGCACATCACGGGCGGGCGGCAGGTGCTGACCGACTCGGTGAGCGCGGTGAGCGTCGGCATCGTCGACGGCGTGCCGGTGCTCGACCTGCCCTACGTCGAGGACGTGCGCGCGGGCACCGACATGAACGTCGTGGTCACCGGCTCGGGCACGTTCGTCGAGGTGCAGGGCACGGCCGAGCACGGCGCGTTCGACCGCGCCGAGCTCGACGCCCTGCTCGACCTGGCCGTCGCGGGCAACGCCGAGCTGGCGCAGGTCCAGCGCGCGGCGCTCGCCGAGGAGCTGGCGCGGTGA
- the rdgB gene encoding RdgB/HAM1 family non-canonical purine NTP pyrophosphatase has product MSVAVPDGARLVLATHNRKKLVELVAILRAQPGLDTLPDGAVVTAGDLGAPEPVEDGVTFEENALIKARALARAAGLPAVADDSGLAVDVLGGAPGIFSARWAGRHGDDQANLDLLLAQLGAIERPEHRRAGFVCAAALVTPDGAETVCRGEMRGVLVAAPRGANGFGYDPILVPDDQPPAPDGTPGARTSAELDPQEKNAISHRGHAFRALAPAIAAALTRS; this is encoded by the coding sequence GTGAGCGTCGCCGTTCCCGACGGCGCCCGGCTGGTCCTGGCCACGCACAACCGCAAGAAGCTCGTCGAGCTGGTCGCGATCCTGCGCGCCCAGCCGGGCCTGGACACCCTGCCTGACGGCGCCGTCGTCACCGCGGGCGACCTGGGCGCGCCCGAGCCCGTCGAGGACGGCGTGACGTTCGAGGAGAACGCGCTCATCAAGGCGCGGGCGCTGGCCCGGGCCGCGGGTCTGCCGGCCGTCGCCGACGACTCGGGCCTCGCCGTCGACGTGCTCGGCGGCGCGCCGGGCATCTTCTCGGCCCGGTGGGCGGGGCGGCACGGCGACGACCAGGCCAACCTCGACCTGCTGCTGGCACAGCTCGGCGCGATCGAGCGCCCCGAGCACCGCCGCGCGGGCTTTGTGTGCGCCGCCGCCTTGGTGACGCCGGACGGCGCCGAGACGGTGTGCCGCGGTGAGATGCGCGGCGTGCTGGTCGCCGCGCCGCGGGGCGCGAACGGCTTCGGCTACGACCCGATCCTCGTGCCCGACGACCAGCCCCCGGCACCTGACGGCACGCCTGGCGCCCGCACGAGCGCGGAACTGGACCCGCAGGAGAAGAACGCCATCAGCCACCGCGGCCACGCCTTCCGCGCCCTGGCCCCCGCCATCGCCGCGGCCCTCACCCGCTCGTAA
- a CDS encoding DUF3054 domain-containing protein → MSESSGTGAGAGFTVTLGRAGAYDVVVLVVFLMFGSAAHGSADRGTGHLVALGATFFAGLAAGWALSRAWRAPARLWPTGVIIWLTTVVVGVVLRGLLIPDAGFEPGFLLITTGFLGVTLLGWRALARPPRRKS, encoded by the coding sequence ATGAGCGAGTCATCCGGGACAGGCGCGGGCGCGGGGTTCACGGTCACGCTCGGGCGCGCGGGCGCCTACGACGTCGTCGTGCTCGTGGTGTTCTTGATGTTCGGGTCCGCGGCCCACGGGTCGGCGGATCGCGGGACGGGCCACCTGGTGGCGCTCGGCGCGACGTTCTTCGCCGGACTCGCCGCGGGCTGGGCCCTGTCCCGCGCGTGGCGCGCCCCGGCCCGGCTGTGGCCGACCGGCGTCATCATCTGGCTGACCACCGTGGTGGTCGGCGTGGTGCTGCGCGGCCTGCTGATCCCGGACGCCGGCTTCGAGCCCGGCTTCCTGCTGATCACCACCGGATTCCTGGGTGTCACCCTCCTCGGCTGGCGAGCCCTAGCCCGCCCGCCCCGCCGCAAGTCCTAG
- a CDS encoding MBL fold metallo-hydrolase — translation MRLRTLGVAGSTPRPDSPASTYLVQVPADVVAAGLASGAVPPGVEARDWNVVVDLGNGGFGYVQRHVEPHDLDAVLLSHLHPDHCADLSGMYVHLRYHPLRGSMRTGVQPHLPVYGPADVAERAAAMFGSGAGESMDGVYDFRPWADGATVRVGPLDITVRTVFHPVEAYGMRITGPSSLRPGERAVLAYTGDTDYCENVVEVARAADLLLAESAFAEGRDDDVVPGIHLTGARAGRVAAEAGVGRLVLTHLPSWTDPVGALAEARGQYDGPVDLAEPDGVVEV, via the coding sequence ATGAGGCTGCGCACCCTGGGCGTCGCGGGCTCGACCCCTCGGCCGGACTCGCCCGCGTCGACGTACCTGGTCCAGGTCCCGGCCGACGTCGTCGCCGCAGGCCTCGCGTCGGGCGCTGTGCCGCCGGGAGTCGAGGCGCGCGACTGGAACGTCGTCGTCGACCTGGGCAACGGCGGGTTCGGGTACGTGCAGCGGCACGTCGAGCCGCACGACCTCGACGCCGTCCTGCTCAGCCACCTGCACCCCGACCACTGCGCCGACCTGTCGGGCATGTACGTGCACCTGCGCTACCACCCCCTGCGCGGGTCGATGCGCACCGGCGTGCAGCCCCACCTGCCGGTGTACGGACCCGCCGACGTCGCCGAGCGCGCCGCGGCGATGTTCGGGTCGGGCGCGGGGGAGTCGATGGACGGCGTCTACGACTTCCGTCCATGGGCCGACGGCGCCACGGTGCGCGTCGGACCGCTCGACATCACCGTGCGCACCGTGTTCCACCCCGTCGAGGCGTACGGCATGCGCATCACCGGCCCGTCGTCACTGCGGCCCGGCGAGCGCGCCGTGCTCGCCTACACGGGCGACACCGACTACTGCGAGAACGTGGTCGAGGTCGCGCGTGCGGCCGACCTGCTGCTCGCCGAGTCGGCGTTCGCCGAGGGTCGAGACGACGACGTCGTGCCGGGCATCCATCTGACGGGGGCGCGCGCCGGGCGCGTGGCCGCCGAGGCCGGGGTCGGGCGCCTGGTGCTGACGCACCTGCCGTCCTGGACCGACCCGGTCGGGGCGCTCGCCGAGGCGCGCGGACAGTACGACGGGCCGGTCGACCTGGCCGAGCCCGATGGTGTGGTGGAGGTGTGA
- the murI gene encoding glutamate racemase has protein sequence MHRDPANDAPIGVFDSGVGGLTVARSILDQLPHEQVLYLGDTANAPYGPKPLAAVRAMALSVMDQLVDEGVKMLVIACNSAAAVALPDARERYEVRRGIPVVEVIRPAARRAVVTSRSGRIGVIGTKATIDSRAYEDAFHVTPGLTITTQACPEFVPLVERGITSGPEILAAAHRYLDPVRDAGVDTLVLGCTHYPLLAGAIAYAMGEDVTLVSSAEETAKDVYRVLVARGLERSPEAGEPRHRFLSTGDTESFEHLARRFLGPEVRLVEAAR, from the coding sequence GTGCACCGAGACCCAGCGAACGACGCCCCGATCGGCGTCTTCGACTCCGGCGTGGGCGGGCTGACCGTCGCGCGCTCGATCCTCGACCAACTCCCGCACGAGCAGGTCCTCTACCTGGGCGACACCGCCAACGCGCCGTATGGGCCCAAGCCGCTCGCGGCTGTGCGCGCCATGGCGCTGTCGGTCATGGACCAGCTCGTCGACGAGGGCGTCAAGATGCTCGTCATCGCCTGCAACTCGGCCGCGGCGGTCGCGCTGCCCGACGCGCGCGAGCGCTACGAGGTGCGCCGCGGCATCCCCGTCGTCGAGGTCATCCGCCCGGCCGCGCGCCGAGCCGTCGTCACCTCGCGCAGCGGCCGCATCGGCGTCATCGGCACCAAGGCCACCATCGACTCGCGCGCCTACGAGGATGCGTTCCACGTCACCCCTGGCCTGACCATCACCACGCAGGCGTGCCCCGAGTTCGTGCCGCTCGTCGAGCGCGGCATCACCTCGGGCCCCGAGATCCTCGCGGCGGCGCACCGCTACCTCGACCCGGTGCGCGACGCCGGCGTCGACACGCTCGTGCTGGGCTGCACGCACTACCCGCTGCTCGCCGGCGCCATCGCCTACGCCATGGGCGAGGACGTCACGCTCGTCTCAAGCGCCGAGGAGACCGCCAAGGACGTCTACCGGGTGCTGGTCGCGCGCGGACTGGAGCGTTCGCCCGAGGCCGGCGAGCCGCGCCACCGGTTCCTGTCGACCGGGGACACCGAGTCGTTCGAGCACCTCGCGCGCCGGTTCCTCGGCCCCGAGGTCCGTCTCGTGGAGGCCGCGCGATGA
- a CDS encoding DUF2017 family protein, whose amino-acid sequence MTPFAATPEGYEAYWEEAERRVLAIVAREVSAMLREQAGLPEPGDDPLESLAASMQTTGTPRVPDDAAARRLLPDASRDDAEVAAEFRHLTQNDLAVAKVRGLERFADLLDPPGDARLDDALDEAFDGARDDDARDDAFEDEAFDDEALDDEAFDDEAFDEDAADRAVVLIGRDEANTVAAALTDVRLVVAQRLGLATDDDVEALHDEVLADAVGDDVGSGLDAQVRRYWGGVFVASGFAQESLVSAMLDDLRERRG is encoded by the coding sequence GTGACCCCGTTCGCCGCCACGCCCGAGGGGTATGAGGCGTACTGGGAGGAGGCCGAGCGGCGCGTGCTCGCCATCGTCGCGCGCGAGGTCTCCGCGATGCTGCGCGAACAGGCGGGGCTGCCCGAGCCGGGCGACGACCCGCTGGAGTCGCTCGCGGCGTCCATGCAGACCACCGGCACCCCGCGCGTGCCCGACGACGCGGCCGCGCGCCGGCTGCTGCCCGACGCCTCGCGCGACGACGCCGAGGTCGCGGCCGAGTTCCGCCACCTGACCCAGAACGACCTCGCCGTGGCCAAGGTGCGCGGGCTTGAGCGCTTCGCGGACCTGCTCGACCCTCCGGGGGACGCGAGGCTCGACGACGCGCTCGACGAGGCGTTCGACGGCGCCCGCGACGACGACGCCCGCGACGACGCCTTCGAAGACGAGGCTTTCGACGACGAGGCCCTCGACGACGAGGCCTTCGACGACGAGGCCTTCGACGAGGACGCGGCCGACCGCGCCGTCGTCCTGATCGGGCGTGACGAGGCCAACACGGTCGCCGCCGCGCTCACCGACGTGCGCCTCGTCGTGGCCCAGCGGTTGGGCCTGGCGACCGATGACGACGTCGAGGCGTTGCACGACGAGGTGCTCGCCGACGCCGTCGGAGACGACGTCGGCAGCGGCCTGGACGCGCAAGTGCGCCGCTATTGGGGTGGAGTCTTCGTGGCCTCCGGGTTCGCCCAGGAGTCACTGGTCTCGGCCATGCTCGACGACCTGCGGGAGCGGCGCGGGTAG
- the clpS gene encoding ATP-dependent Clp protease adapter ClpS — MTVVTPGTDARTSEETVAALADPWVTIVWNDPVNLMTYVTYVFESYFGYPPARARTLMLQVHRSGRAVVSTGPRERMEVDVQAMHGFGLWATMQRASEGDGGASA, encoded by the coding sequence GTGACTGTCGTGACGCCGGGAACCGACGCGCGGACCTCCGAGGAGACCGTGGCCGCGCTCGCCGACCCCTGGGTGACGATCGTGTGGAACGACCCGGTCAACCTCATGACCTACGTCACCTACGTCTTCGAGAGCTACTTCGGCTATCCGCCGGCCCGCGCCCGCACCCTCATGCTGCAGGTGCACCGCTCCGGGCGTGCGGTCGTGTCGACCGGTCCGCGCGAGCGCATGGAGGTGGACGTGCAGGCCATGCACGGTTTCGGGCTGTGGGCCACGATGCAGCGCGCCTCCGAGGGCGACGGCGGTGCGTCCGCGTGA
- a CDS encoding NTP transferase domain-containing protein: MALAPALPTAAVVLAAGHDDLSRALLTQPLGDTTVVEAAVATVSRVVAPKRVVVVVAPGDTAVREALGDAYLYVEQEAPLGTGDAVLAARKAVESLDVQRVLVTYADTPLLRPDSLLGLLHRFTLKRADLTILTAVVDDAAAYGEYGEVVREATSSGTAPIIEIRDHAERREQAVGGRELNVGAYVAAPALLFGELEAMATDGEHRLTELARRIIGRGRSIHSYQIYDTSEVRGINTPEQLAQAADIVLARLFRPVKNTDTKIVFGTGGWRALIGEGYTLANVRRLCQAIANEVTRKGVEHQGVVIGGDRRFLSRESAEAAAEVFAGNNIPVTLLRDDVPTPLVTFAAPHLGAAYGVIITSSHNPPQWNGMKVFRSDGSLPLDEETNRYQDEANALRVSDVVTLDLSRAREAGVVVDADLDEPYIDAIERIVDVDAVRGSGLRVIVDAMYGTSQGTLGTILTDMRVRAEFIHGQHNPLFGGIAPAPDLQRLSTLIGLIKAGDGRYSLGMATDGDSDRIGIVDEKGEYVDANDLLLLLYWYLHEVRGERGGVVRNLATTHLLDRLAAHFGEESREVRVGFKHVTAGMDEIGAVLGGESSGGLTVRGWILGKDGIFACALVAEMLARTGKTISQLRQQIWEITGRLYTAEADVPATPEMRVEVPRRLAAEPLTHLGAHRVASVSHLDGTKILLEDGGWALLRFSGTEPVLRMVAEADSPAKAHELCDWLKGFVTA, encoded by the coding sequence ATGGCCCTCGCCCCCGCATTGCCCACCGCCGCCGTCGTCCTGGCCGCCGGCCATGACGACCTGTCGCGCGCCCTGCTCACCCAACCTCTCGGCGACACCACGGTGGTCGAGGCCGCCGTGGCCACCGTGTCGCGCGTCGTGGCGCCCAAGCGCGTCGTGGTGGTCGTCGCGCCCGGTGACACCGCGGTGCGCGAGGCGCTGGGCGACGCCTACCTGTACGTCGAGCAGGAGGCGCCGCTGGGCACCGGCGACGCCGTGCTCGCCGCGCGCAAGGCCGTCGAGTCCCTCGACGTACAGCGCGTGCTGGTCACCTACGCCGACACCCCGCTGCTGCGCCCCGACTCACTGCTGGGTCTGCTGCACCGGTTCACGCTCAAGAGGGCCGACCTGACCATCCTGACCGCCGTCGTCGACGACGCCGCGGCCTACGGCGAGTACGGCGAGGTCGTGCGCGAGGCGACGTCGTCGGGCACGGCGCCCATCATCGAGATCCGCGACCACGCCGAGCGGCGCGAGCAGGCCGTCGGCGGCCGCGAGCTCAACGTGGGCGCCTACGTCGCCGCGCCGGCCCTGCTGTTCGGCGAGCTCGAGGCCATGGCCACCGACGGCGAGCACCGGCTCACCGAACTCGCGCGGCGCATCATCGGGCGCGGACGGTCGATCCACTCCTACCAGATCTACGACACCAGCGAGGTGCGCGGGATCAACACCCCGGAGCAGCTCGCACAGGCCGCCGACATCGTGCTGGCCCGCCTGTTCCGACCCGTCAAGAACACCGACACCAAGATCGTCTTCGGCACGGGCGGGTGGCGCGCCCTCATCGGTGAGGGCTACACGCTCGCCAACGTGCGCCGCCTGTGCCAGGCCATCGCCAACGAGGTCACGCGCAAGGGCGTCGAGCACCAGGGCGTCGTCATCGGAGGCGACCGCCGCTTCCTGTCGCGCGAGTCGGCCGAGGCCGCCGCCGAGGTCTTCGCGGGCAACAACATCCCCGTCACGCTGCTGCGCGACGACGTGCCGACCCCGCTGGTCACCTTCGCCGCCCCGCACCTGGGCGCCGCGTACGGCGTGATCATCACCTCGAGCCACAACCCGCCCCAGTGGAACGGCATGAAGGTGTTCCGCTCCGACGGCTCGCTCCCGCTCGACGAGGAGACCAACCGCTACCAGGACGAGGCCAACGCGCTGCGGGTCTCGGACGTCGTCACGCTCGACCTGTCGCGCGCCCGCGAGGCGGGCGTGGTCGTCGACGCCGACCTCGACGAGCCCTACATCGACGCGATCGAGCGGATCGTCGACGTCGACGCGGTGCGCGGCTCGGGCCTGCGCGTCATCGTCGACGCGATGTACGGCACCAGCCAGGGCACGCTCGGCACGATCCTGACCGACATGCGCGTGCGCGCCGAGTTCATCCACGGCCAGCACAACCCGCTGTTCGGCGGCATCGCCCCCGCGCCCGACCTGCAGCGCCTGTCGACGCTCATCGGCCTGATCAAGGCCGGCGACGGGCGCTACAGCCTCGGCATGGCGACCGACGGCGACTCCGACCGCATCGGCATCGTCGACGAGAAGGGCGAGTACGTCGACGCCAACGACCTGCTGCTGCTGCTGTACTGGTACCTGCACGAGGTGCGCGGCGAGCGCGGCGGCGTGGTGCGCAACCTGGCCACCACTCACCTGCTCGACCGCCTCGCGGCCCACTTCGGCGAGGAGTCGCGCGAGGTGCGCGTCGGCTTCAAGCACGTGACCGCGGGCATGGACGAGATCGGCGCCGTGCTGGGCGGCGAGTCCTCAGGCGGCCTGACGGTGCGCGGCTGGATCCTCGGCAAGGACGGCATCTTCGCGTGCGCCCTGGTCGCCGAGATGCTCGCGCGCACGGGCAAGACCATCTCGCAGCTGCGCCAGCAGATCTGGGAGATCACCGGACGCCTGTACACCGCCGAGGCCGATGTGCCCGCCACGCCCGAGATGCGCGTCGAGGTGCCCCGTCGCCTGGCCGCCGAGCCGCTGACCCACCTGGGCGCCCACCGGGTGGCGAGCGTCTCGCACCTGGACGGGACCAAGATCCTGCTGGAGGACGGCGGGTGGGCGCTGCTGCGCTTCTCGGGCACCGAGCCCGTGCTGCGCATGGTCGCCGAGGCCGACTCACCCGCGAAGGCGCACGAGCTGTGCGACTGGCTGAAGGGATTCGTGACCGCATGA
- a CDS encoding GH36-type glycosyl hydrolase domain-containing protein, giving the protein MRYGRFDDAAHEYVIERPDVPVSWTNYLGGKDFCTVIAHHGGGYSYYKSAQTGRVTRFRQNGVPLDRPGKYVYLREEEANSGAGDYWSVSWQPVGKPFLADPDAAVPLDGSAGRWRSAHGTGYSRFESAYRGIEASQTVFVPLDDDLEVWDVRLTNTTDRPRTLTVTGYVEFSFHTITVDNQNLQMSLYSQGASYADGVVEVDAYYEPWTFHYFASAGPDGAAADSFDAMRDAFIGSYRDERNPLAVSVGRGSGSQGTTQNHCGALTHRVTIAPGETVRLAFLLGYGSREAAGAPMRAKYADPAVVDREYTALVGHWRAKQSRQLVSTPHAGMNAMLNTWTLLQAETCVVWSRFASFVEVGGRTGLGYRDTAQDCMSVIHSNPAKSRQRIVELLRAQTEEGYGLHLFDPADFDPDAPTLPDIPSPTIVPRTDRAALIHGLEDTCSDDHLWLVPTICEYVKETGDTAFLDQEFTYAQGSRGSVWEHLERALDFTSRQVGANGVALGLRADWNDGINLGGGQTALVTFLHAWAIRAYLELAGPLGRTHAVERYEAELTRLAEVTDRELWDGRWWRRGITRDGVLIGSQANAEGRIFLEHQPWPVIGGLTTRERGLAAMDAVHELLASEYGTHLNWPAFTQVDDTVGFLTRVYPGIKENAAIFSHPNAWPVIAEALLGRGGRAMEYYDAILPYRQNDQIEVREAEPYAYVQFVYGRDHERFGLGQNPWLTGSAGWMYTAATKYILGVRPGLDALVVDPAIPADWDGFEVRREWRGAVYEITVRNPDHVEHGVRSFVVDGVTQPAGTTAAPVAAAGATVRVEVTLG; this is encoded by the coding sequence ATGAGATACGGCCGCTTCGACGACGCCGCGCACGAGTATGTGATCGAGCGCCCCGACGTCCCGGTCTCGTGGACCAACTACCTCGGGGGCAAGGACTTCTGCACCGTCATCGCCCACCACGGCGGCGGCTACTCGTACTACAAGTCCGCCCAGACGGGCCGCGTCACGCGATTCCGGCAGAACGGCGTGCCGCTCGACCGGCCGGGCAAGTACGTGTACCTGCGCGAGGAGGAGGCGAACAGCGGCGCGGGCGACTACTGGTCGGTGTCCTGGCAGCCGGTCGGCAAGCCGTTCCTGGCCGACCCTGACGCGGCCGTGCCGCTCGACGGCTCGGCCGGGCGCTGGCGCAGCGCGCACGGGACCGGGTACTCGCGCTTCGAGTCGGCCTACCGCGGGATCGAGGCCAGCCAGACGGTGTTCGTGCCCCTGGATGACGACCTTGAGGTCTGGGACGTGCGGCTGACCAACACGACCGACCGACCGCGCACGCTGACCGTGACCGGGTACGTGGAGTTCTCGTTCCACACCATCACGGTCGACAACCAGAACCTGCAGATGTCGCTGTACTCGCAGGGCGCCTCCTACGCCGACGGCGTCGTCGAGGTCGACGCCTACTACGAGCCGTGGACGTTCCACTACTTCGCCTCGGCGGGGCCCGACGGCGCGGCGGCCGACTCGTTCGACGCCATGCGCGACGCGTTCATCGGCTCCTACCGCGACGAGCGCAACCCGCTCGCCGTCTCGGTGGGCCGTGGCTCGGGCTCGCAGGGCACCACGCAGAACCACTGTGGCGCGCTGACCCACCGCGTCACGATCGCGCCCGGCGAGACCGTGCGCCTGGCGTTCCTGCTCGGCTACGGCTCACGCGAGGCCGCGGGGGCGCCCATGCGGGCCAAGTACGCCGACCCCGCCGTCGTCGACCGCGAGTACACGGCCCTGGTCGGCCACTGGCGCGCCAAGCAGTCGCGCCAGCTCGTGTCGACGCCGCACGCGGGCATGAACGCGATGCTCAACACGTGGACGCTGCTGCAGGCCGAGACATGCGTGGTGTGGTCGCGCTTCGCGTCGTTCGTCGAGGTCGGTGGGCGCACCGGGCTGGGCTACCGCGACACGGCCCAGGACTGCATGAGCGTCATCCACTCCAACCCGGCCAAGTCGCGCCAGCGCATCGTCGAACTGCTGCGCGCCCAGACCGAGGAGGGCTACGGGCTGCACCTGTTCGACCCGGCCGACTTCGACCCCGACGCGCCGACGCTGCCCGACATCCCCTCCCCCACCATCGTGCCGCGCACCGACCGCGCGGCGCTCATCCACGGGCTCGAGGACACCTGCTCGGACGACCATCTGTGGCTCGTGCCGACCATCTGCGAGTACGTCAAGGAGACCGGCGACACCGCGTTCCTCGACCAGGAGTTCACCTACGCGCAGGGCTCACGCGGCAGCGTGTGGGAGCACCTGGAGCGGGCGCTCGACTTCACCTCACGCCAGGTCGGGGCCAACGGCGTCGCGCTCGGCCTGCGGGCCGACTGGAACGACGGCATCAACCTGGGCGGCGGGCAGACCGCGCTGGTCACGTTCCTGCACGCGTGGGCCATCCGCGCCTACCTGGAGCTCGCCGGCCCCCTCGGGCGCACCCACGCCGTCGAGCGGTACGAGGCCGAGCTGACCCGGCTCGCCGAGGTCACCGACCGCGAGCTGTGGGACGGGCGCTGGTGGCGGCGCGGCATCACGCGCGACGGCGTCCTGATCGGCTCGCAGGCCAACGCCGAGGGCCGGATCTTCCTGGAGCACCAGCCGTGGCCCGTCATCGGCGGTCTGACCACGCGCGAGCGTGGCCTGGCCGCGATGGACGCCGTCCACGAGCTGCTGGCGTCCGAGTACGGCACGCACCTGAACTGGCCGGCGTTCACGCAGGTGGACGACACCGTCGGGTTCCTCACGCGCGTCTACCCGGGCATCAAGGAGAACGCCGCGATCTTCTCCCACCCCAACGCCTGGCCCGTCATCGCCGAGGCGCTGCTGGGCCGCGGGGGACGGGCCATGGAGTACTACGACGCGATCCTCCCCTACCGCCAGAACGACCAGATCGAGGTGCGCGAGGCCGAGCCGTACGCGTACGTGCAGTTCGTCTACGGCCGCGACCACGAGCGCTTCGGGCTCGGGCAGAACCCGTGGCTGACCGGCTCGGCGGGGTGGATGTACACCGCGGCGACCAAGTACATCCTCGGCGTGCGCCCCGGCCTGGACGCCCTCGTGGTCGATCCGGCGATCCCCGCGGACTGGGACGGGTTCGAGGTGCGGCGCGAGTGGCGCGGGGCCGTCTACGAGATCACGGTGCGCAACCCCGACCACGTCGAGCACGGCGTGCGCTCGTTCGTCGTCGACGGCGTCACCCAGCCGGCGGGCACGACGGCGGCGCCCGTCGCGGCCGCGGGGGCGACGGTGCGGGTGGAGGTCACGCTCGGCTGA
- a CDS encoding nicotinate phosphoribosyltransferase encodes MTEPVRGGAAPTNGVLPAALPPTARATTALLTDKYELTMLQAALANGTAHRHCVFEVFTRRLPAGRRYGVLAGTGRVLESLPHFRFEDADLAFLEETGVVDARTIDFLSGYRFTGSILGYAEGETFFAGSPVLQVEGTFAEAVLLETLILSILNFDSAVASAASRMTSAAVGRPCLEMGARRTHEQAAVAAARAAVVGGFAGTSNLEAGYRYGLETIGTAAHAFTLLHDDELGAFKAQVAALGTGTTLLVDTYDVRQGVINAIEAAGTGLGAIRLDSGDLGGLAVEVRHQLDELGATGTKITVTSDLDEHAIAALAAVPVDSYGVGTSLVTGSGAPTCGMVYKLVARADSTGVLQPVAKASPGKPSQGGRKSAARRLGHDGRAVEEVLVTGDDEAVARWSPDSDDLRPLLVPLVMDGAVDSRWVGPHGVENAVRAHQASRSELPRGARRLSAGDPAIPTVSLTLP; translated from the coding sequence ATGACCGAGCCCGTGCGGGGCGGCGCTGCCCCGACCAACGGCGTCCTGCCCGCCGCGCTACCCCCGACCGCACGCGCGACGACGGCGCTGCTGACGGACAAGTACGAGTTGACGATGCTGCAGGCCGCCCTGGCCAACGGCACCGCCCACCGGCACTGCGTGTTCGAGGTGTTCACGCGCCGCCTGCCCGCCGGGCGTCGCTACGGCGTGCTCGCGGGCACCGGCCGGGTGCTGGAGTCGCTGCCGCACTTCCGCTTCGAGGACGCCGACCTGGCGTTCCTCGAGGAGACCGGGGTGGTCGACGCGCGCACCATCGACTTCCTGTCCGGCTACCGGTTCACCGGGTCGATCCTGGGATACGCCGAGGGCGAGACGTTCTTCGCCGGCTCACCCGTGCTGCAGGTCGAGGGCACCTTCGCTGAGGCGGTGCTGCTCGAGACCCTCATCCTGTCGATCCTCAACTTCGACTCGGCGGTCGCGTCGGCCGCCTCGCGGATGACCAGCGCGGCGGTCGGGCGCCCCTGCCTGGAGATGGGCGCCCGGCGCACGCACGAGCAGGCCGCCGTCGCGGCGGCGCGCGCCGCCGTCGTCGGCGGGTTCGCGGGCACCTCCAACCTTGAGGCGGGCTACCGCTACGGGTTGGAGACCATCGGCACCGCGGCGCACGCGTTCACGCTGCTGCACGACGACGAGCTGGGCGCCTTCAAGGCGCAGGTCGCGGCGCTCGGCACGGGCACGACGCTGCTGGTCGACACCTACGACGTGCGCCAGGGCGTGATCAACGCGATCGAGGCCGCGGGCACGGGGCTGGGCGCCATCCGGCTCGACTCGGGCGACCTGGGCGGGCTCGCCGTCGAGGTGCGTCACCAGCTCGACGAGCTCGGCGCCACCGGCACCAAGATCACCGTGACCAGCGACCTGGACGAGCACGCGATCGCCGCGCTCGCCGCGGTGCCGGTGGACTCCTACGGCGTGGGCACCTCGCTCGTGACCGGCTCGGGGGCGCCGACGTGCGGCATGGTCTACAAGCTCGTCGCCCGCGCCGACTCGACCGGCGTGCTGCAGCCCGTGGCCAAGGCGTCACCCGGCAAGCCCAGCCAGGGCGGGCGCAAGAGCGCCGCACGCCGCCTCGGCCACGACGGGCGGGCCGTCGAGGAGGTGCTGGTCACGGGCGACGACGAGGCGGTGGCCCGCTGGTCGCCCGACTCGGACGACCTGCGCCCGCTGCTGGTGCCGCTCGTCATGGACGGCGCGGTCGACTCCCGCTGGGTCGGACCGCACGGTGTCGAGAACGCGGTGCGCGCGCACCAGGCCTCACGCTCCGAGTTGCCGCGCGGGGCGCGGCGCCTGTCGGCGGGCGACCCGGCGATCCCGACGGTGAGCCTCACACTGCCCTGA